The following are encoded together in the Bradymonas sediminis genome:
- a CDS encoding SMI1/KNR4 family protein, producing the protein MAMEKRAYFNLDARAAQASPPNPAALDALERALGAPLPADFKALYAATGAIKGLFNGFDLLSAEACATEHANWMAIYEDWTLDDLQSCSSADPGIHPVYYMPRWIPFVDRIGGDYLAIDLGPTEEGTYGQIIAAGRDTDRKRLLAKSLTEFLAKAATYDGSRGHALYGVFGELEQA; encoded by the coding sequence ATGGCAATGGAAAAGCGCGCTTATTTCAACCTCGACGCCCGGGCGGCGCAGGCTTCGCCCCCAAACCCCGCCGCGCTCGACGCGCTCGAGCGGGCGCTGGGCGCGCCATTGCCCGCGGATTTCAAGGCGCTCTACGCCGCGACAGGCGCAATCAAAGGTCTTTTTAACGGCTTCGACCTGCTCTCGGCCGAGGCATGCGCCACCGAGCACGCCAATTGGATGGCGATCTACGAGGATTGGACCCTGGATGACCTGCAAAGCTGTAGCTCGGCCGACCCCGGCATCCATCCGGTCTATTATATGCCGCGCTGGATTCCATTCGTGGATCGGATCGGTGGAGATTATCTGGCGATCGACCTGGGGCCGACCGAAGAGGGCACCTACGGCCAGATCATCGCCGCCGGGCGAGATACCGACCGCAAGCGGTTGCTCGCAAAATCGCTCACGGAGTTTTTGGCCAAGGCCGCGACCTATGACGGCTCCCGGGGCCACGCCCTCTACGGGGTATTCGGCGAGCTTGAGCAGGCGTGA
- a CDS encoding chromosome partition protein MukE, whose translation MRSEAYNSLEDVVLDEHFPDVDLELRRGRHIGREDIDWFGFLVDAQYHLETFYRRFDCELVQGGDAYFYLLPSGARLGRRHLSTAEMLVGQALALMRLDPATAESVGLVEVGQLTELLTNIVGKERLLKALNSRRGQVHDERVAEREVRGEIQKALRGLDRLGFVERLSDMEIALRAPLMRFAEPVRGLSDPEAALIALIECGEVVVEDKDVDADEEEADDLEMEVES comes from the coding sequence ATGAGGAGTGAGGCTTATAATTCGCTGGAAGATGTTGTGTTGGATGAGCATTTTCCGGACGTCGACCTTGAACTGCGGCGCGGTCGCCATATTGGGCGCGAGGATATCGATTGGTTCGGCTTTTTGGTCGACGCGCAATATCATTTGGAGACGTTTTATCGCCGCTTTGATTGCGAGTTGGTGCAAGGCGGCGATGCATATTTTTATCTTTTGCCCTCGGGCGCGCGCCTCGGTCGGCGTCACCTATCGACGGCGGAGATGCTCGTCGGGCAAGCGCTCGCGTTGATGCGTTTGGACCCGGCGACGGCGGAGTCGGTGGGGCTCGTTGAGGTCGGACAACTGACGGAGTTGCTCACGAATATCGTCGGAAAGGAGCGCTTGCTCAAGGCGTTGAATTCGCGCCGAGGTCAGGTGCACGACGAGCGGGTCGCCGAGAGGGAGGTGCGCGGGGAGATCCAGAAAGCACTTAGGGGTTTGGACCGCCTTGGTTTTGTCGAGCGTCTTTCGGATATGGAAATCGCGTTACGTGCGCCCTTGATGCGTTTCGCAGAGCCGGTGCGTGGGCTCTCCGACCCGGAGGCGGCGCTTATCGCGTTGATTGAATGCGGTGAGGTCGTTGTCGAAGATAAGGACGTTGATGCCGATGAGGAAGAAGCCGATGACCTGGAAATGGAGGTCGAGTCGTGA
- a CDS encoding DEAD/DEAH box helicase, with the protein MSFESLKLPEYLLNTLKNKGYATPTPIQTLAIPRVLDGQDVIGVAQTGTGKTAAFALPIIMQLNAAPTDDFDPQVLAVAPTRELAVQVAAAFATYSNLSPRKIRVVSVIGGVDLEDQSRALSRGADVVVATPGRLLDLLERDWLCLSRVQTLVLDEADKLLNLGFADELDALLNALPVNRQNLLFSATFSPKVEGLCARFLSDPVRVEVEGEEPTVEKITQRVFEVDSHARRPLLQHLLETEDWNQVLVFVATKVKARNLARKLTKAGFAAIDFHGDLHQDQRTDTLEGFKNGKNRVLVSTDIAARGIDIDKLSCVVNFDLPRSPNDYVHRIGRTGRAGEEGVAISFIDHDSAAHFKLIEKRAGVRLKREQLEGFGLTGEAPAPQKGGAPVKGKRPSKKDRLRAAAAAKKRSK; encoded by the coding sequence GTGTCATTTGAATCATTAAAGCTGCCTGAGTATCTGCTCAACACCCTGAAGAATAAGGGGTATGCAACGCCAACGCCTATCCAGACGTTGGCGATTCCGCGTGTCCTCGACGGGCAAGACGTCATCGGGGTCGCGCAGACAGGTACGGGCAAAACGGCCGCGTTCGCGTTGCCGATTATCATGCAATTAAACGCCGCGCCCACCGACGACTTCGACCCGCAGGTGCTGGCCGTCGCGCCCACCCGCGAACTCGCCGTGCAGGTCGCCGCGGCGTTCGCGACGTACTCTAACTTGTCGCCCCGCAAAATTCGCGTGGTCTCGGTGATCGGTGGCGTGGACCTCGAAGACCAGAGCCGCGCGCTCAGCCGCGGCGCCGACGTCGTGGTCGCCACGCCCGGCCGGCTCTTGGACCTATTGGAGCGCGATTGGCTCTGCCTCTCGCGCGTGCAGACGCTCGTCCTGGACGAAGCCGATAAACTGCTCAACCTGGGCTTCGCCGACGAACTCGACGCCTTGCTCAACGCGTTGCCCGTGAATCGCCAAAACCTCTTATTTTCTGCGACCTTTTCGCCCAAAGTAGAGGGCCTTTGCGCGCGCTTCTTAAGCGACCCGGTGCGCGTCGAGGTCGAGGGCGAAGAGCCCACCGTCGAGAAGATCACCCAGCGGGTCTTCGAGGTTGATTCACATGCCCGACGCCCGCTGCTGCAGCACCTGCTCGAGACCGAGGATTGGAACCAGGTCCTCGTCTTCGTGGCCACCAAGGTCAAAGCCCGCAACCTGGCCAGAAAGCTCACCAAGGCAGGGTTCGCCGCGATCGATTTTCACGGAGATTTGCACCAGGACCAGCGCACCGACACCCTTGAGGGGTTCAAAAATGGGAAGAACCGCGTCCTGGTCTCCACCGATATCGCCGCGCGCGGCATCGATATCGACAAGCTCTCGTGTGTGGTGAACTTCGACCTGCCGCGCTCCCCCAATGATTATGTGCACCGCATCGGGCGAACGGGCCGGGCCGGCGAAGAGGGCGTGGCGATTTCGTTTATCGACCACGACTCCGCCGCTCATTTTAAGCTGATCGAGAAACGCGCAGGCGTGCGCCTTAAGCGCGAGCAACTCGAGGGCTTTGGGCTCACTGGCGAGGCGCCGGCGCCCCAAAAAGGTGGCGCGCCTGTGAAGGGGAAACGCCCGAGCAAAAAAGACCGTTTGAGGGCGGCAGCCGCGGCGAAAAAACGCTCGAAATAA
- a CDS encoding asparaginase, which translates to MKRVLLLHTGGTLGMTGPPLLPDAYSGVLTEAVPELEKIAQLDTRIVLNLDSSDLGPTHWTLLCDEITTHYDDYDGFVIVHGTDTMAYTAGALAFALVGLDKPVILTGAQRPLASLRTDARRNLVDAVEMATRDVPEVAICFDGLLLRGCCSTKSNARDYRAFDSPGIPALAKLGVDIDLGEHIRRPRVPFAPDARFEEQVLAINMTPGFQPQMLEMLLGMPQPPHGVIIAGFGSGTVPREKGSLAPAVKRATEMGIEVLVITQCYGTVDLDLYQNSRQLAEAGAISGGRMTLEAAVPKLMHALALYPDPHAQREERCAYLQRNIAGELD; encoded by the coding sequence ATGAAACGCGTACTTCTTTTGCACACCGGCGGTACCCTGGGCATGACCGGGCCGCCGCTTTTGCCCGACGCCTACTCCGGCGTGCTCACCGAGGCCGTGCCCGAGCTGGAGAAGATCGCCCAGCTCGACACGCGCATCGTGCTAAACCTGGACTCCAGCGACCTGGGGCCGACGCATTGGACCCTTTTATGCGACGAAATCACGACGCATTATGATGATTATGACGGCTTCGTCATCGTCCATGGCACCGATACGATGGCGTATACCGCCGGCGCCCTGGCGTTCGCGCTCGTCGGCCTGGACAAACCTGTGATCCTGACCGGCGCGCAGCGCCCGCTGGCGTCGCTGCGCACCGACGCGCGGCGCAATTTGGTCGACGCGGTGGAGATGGCAACGCGCGACGTCCCGGAGGTCGCGATTTGTTTTGACGGCCTGCTGCTGCGCGGTTGTTGCAGCACCAAGAGCAACGCGCGCGACTACCGCGCGTTTGACAGCCCGGGCATCCCGGCGCTGGCCAAATTGGGCGTGGATATCGACCTCGGCGAGCATATTCGGCGTCCGCGGGTGCCGTTTGCGCCGGACGCGCGATTTGAGGAGCAAGTCCTGGCCATCAATATGACGCCGGGCTTTCAACCCCAGATGCTCGAGATGCTCCTGGGCATGCCCCAGCCTCCCCACGGCGTGATTATCGCCGGCTTTGGCTCCGGGACTGTGCCGCGCGAAAAGGGCTCGCTTGCGCCGGCGGTCAAACGCGCGACTGAGATGGGCATCGAGGTGCTGGTCATCACCCAATGCTACGGCACCGTCGACCTGGATCTCTACCAAAACAGCCGCCAACTTGCCGAAGCCGGCGCAATCTCCGGCGGTCGAATGACGCTGGAGGCCGCCGTGCCGAAGTTAATGCACGCCCTCGCCCTCTACCCCGATCCGCACGCCCAACGCGAAGAGCGTTGCGCGTATTTGCAGCGAAATATTGCGGGTGAATTGGACTAA
- the mukB gene encoding chromosome partition protein MukB, translating into MKRTRATQLALVNWKGVFYQRYLLDEHVTALEGTNGAGKTTVMIAAYVVLLPDLSFLRFSNVGVSEATGGDKGIYGRLGEANSPSYAALDFRLGSGERLLAGVHLERKAEPNLNLTPFIISGLADDVSLQDLLLDRGRRDGELDAVPELNRLKELAALSGAQLKSYSKTADYFSELFERGVAPLRLSEREERSKFNQMLHTSMVGGISQALTKRLREFLFSEETGLADTLKRIHANLDACRRTRMEVESSRRMEAEITGVFEAGQEMFGAAIHATRVRSDELHRQVIRAGEELKRVEDKGRDLAAELKKKELERAEVVAELEVAKAASEDSWRVLESVRGAHQIAGRIAKCEAQRVAAAERFEQAQQAEQKALDARAFARDRHKDAQKDVKSATLGLADFQKGIDGLRYRASAFRHISKQLELARRGLPGEDVRAETAPGFRQACEARVGELDRRIVVLERQLETADQRRREHEGVLAALTELCGAPISAQQALARARQELSALRELESLGAQVAEFSAQLEKARVLVAKQKDAWQKAARWSEPNAELRSQEDVRAAFDGADAQLEVARGAQASEHAASDEAEREVRELEGSIEALQALLPRWRALREVAARLAKAWQPERPLESRADVEALHRFLGDRRDAFRERHKKARARLDALLKRIEQLEGGGGEFRPEVLRARDAAEGELLAGHFDNISVEDAGRVQALLGPLAEAIVVDDIWRAAKKLAEEPRRPETVWLIEESTRLAEELERRSQSDEGAGFEDAVFVEAYSGYRMTTVPAQPTLGRRARTKLIEELGLEVVDAEGELARAVADERRVEDALTSVTVLLAEVGLLERADPAPELHAAQGRFAAAKNTAHRHALELERLSAQIEKIRARRGGLQGLLPSANLLDLPDQAEHARALERRLDDARAAKIRVKTVAEPRQIVEEGLDILREIPLSEAQLSTRRAQAVKVCEERDTQRRLRDALSEVVENSHALKWSDAPAALEKKQALHPVLNAQLKLAEEARDAAQKEQDAAEVDYESASERMRLVDAELKALNATLQRDKEEFATTGVEDASDAAVVRAEQTNKSWRAESERLDRQERELGDAVVAARVRHQAVAVKVEDARNELSESEAQWRPQAARWERLQQEAEEAGILCSVMTPAYLEQTQNKGSVNLFSEALSSAKLLIERLGQSEGGIERAQKVRDALDGTKGESGLAYLRAWLGARDWLRRRVPLQIAEGDDPLASLKRLRIHLEQLSAKLDGQERSLRGKSADVARNIETQRRKANRQVTQLNKELREIRFGSIHGLRIRVDRVERQERVLEALRSEEAQKFLFQTEMSFEDAMANIATRFGGGKTGGQRLLDYREYLELRIEVMRQAGHDWERAKPSQMSTGEAIGVGAAIMMVVLTAWERSANLLRAKRSSGTLRFLFLDEANRLSQDNLGVLFELCENLELQLLIAAPEIAQAQGNTTYRLIRQVDEDAREVVRVTGRRAIGSDA; encoded by the coding sequence GTGAAACGCACTCGCGCAACACAGTTGGCTCTGGTGAATTGGAAGGGCGTCTTTTATCAGCGCTATTTGCTCGACGAACATGTTACGGCGCTGGAGGGGACCAACGGGGCGGGTAAGACGACCGTGATGATCGCGGCTTATGTGGTGCTCCTGCCGGACCTGTCGTTTTTGCGTTTTAGCAATGTTGGGGTGTCGGAGGCGACCGGGGGCGATAAAGGGATTTATGGGCGTCTAGGCGAGGCGAACAGCCCGTCTTATGCGGCGTTGGACTTTCGGCTTGGGAGCGGTGAGCGGCTACTTGCGGGGGTTCATTTGGAGCGGAAAGCGGAGCCAAATCTCAACCTGACGCCCTTCATAATTAGTGGGTTGGCCGACGATGTCTCGCTGCAGGATCTATTGCTTGATCGCGGGCGAAGGGACGGTGAGTTGGACGCGGTTCCGGAGTTGAATCGGCTCAAAGAACTCGCCGCGCTGAGCGGCGCGCAGCTCAAGAGCTATTCGAAGACAGCCGATTATTTTAGCGAACTCTTTGAGCGCGGTGTCGCGCCGCTTCGCCTCTCGGAGCGTGAGGAGCGCAGCAAATTCAATCAGATGCTGCACACGAGCATGGTCGGGGGGATTTCGCAGGCGCTTACGAAGAGGCTGCGCGAGTTTCTTTTTAGCGAGGAAACCGGTCTGGCGGACACCTTAAAGCGCATCCACGCGAATCTGGATGCCTGTCGGCGCACGCGTATGGAGGTCGAGAGTTCGCGGCGTATGGAGGCCGAGATCACCGGTGTCTTTGAGGCGGGGCAGGAAATGTTTGGCGCGGCGATTCACGCGACGCGCGTGCGCTCGGATGAGTTGCATCGGCAGGTTATTCGGGCTGGCGAGGAGCTTAAGCGGGTTGAAGATAAGGGGCGTGATTTGGCGGCGGAGCTCAAAAAAAAGGAACTTGAGCGTGCGGAAGTAGTGGCTGAATTAGAGGTTGCTAAAGCGGCGAGTGAGGATTCCTGGCGAGTGCTTGAATCGGTGCGGGGGGCGCATCAAATTGCGGGTCGGATCGCGAAATGCGAGGCGCAACGAGTGGCTGCGGCCGAGCGTTTTGAGCAAGCGCAACAGGCTGAGCAAAAGGCTTTAGATGCGCGAGCATTTGCGCGAGATCGTCACAAAGATGCTCAGAAAGACGTTAAATCGGCGACGCTTGGGCTCGCTGATTTTCAGAAGGGAATCGACGGGCTTCGATATCGGGCCTCGGCTTTTAGGCATATTTCTAAGCAGCTTGAATTGGCGCGTCGTGGGTTGCCCGGCGAAGATGTGCGTGCCGAGACGGCGCCGGGTTTTCGCCAGGCGTGTGAGGCGCGTGTTGGCGAGCTTGACCGCAGGATCGTGGTGCTTGAGCGCCAGCTCGAGACCGCCGACCAGCGTCGCCGCGAGCATGAGGGTGTGTTGGCGGCGCTCACTGAGCTTTGCGGCGCGCCTATTTCGGCCCAACAGGCGCTCGCCAGGGCGCGCCAGGAGTTGAGCGCGTTGCGAGAGTTGGAGAGCTTAGGCGCGCAGGTGGCAGAGTTTAGCGCGCAGCTTGAGAAGGCGCGGGTGCTTGTGGCGAAGCAAAAAGATGCGTGGCAAAAAGCGGCGCGCTGGAGTGAGCCGAACGCGGAGCTTCGCTCTCAAGAAGATGTGCGCGCGGCCTTTGATGGCGCTGATGCGCAGCTGGAAGTTGCCCGGGGCGCTCAGGCGAGTGAGCACGCGGCGAGTGATGAGGCCGAGCGTGAGGTGCGGGAGTTGGAGGGTTCGATTGAGGCGCTTCAGGCGTTGCTTCCGCGTTGGCGCGCGCTGCGCGAAGTTGCGGCGAGGCTTGCAAAGGCATGGCAACCCGAGAGACCGCTAGAGAGTCGCGCCGATGTGGAGGCGTTGCATAGGTTTTTGGGAGACAGGCGCGATGCGTTTCGCGAGCGCCACAAAAAAGCGCGCGCTCGACTTGATGCGTTGTTGAAGCGAATTGAGCAGCTTGAAGGCGGTGGCGGTGAGTTTCGCCCGGAGGTTTTGAGGGCGCGTGATGCGGCCGAGGGCGAACTGCTCGCGGGGCATTTTGATAATATTTCGGTCGAGGATGCTGGCCGGGTGCAGGCGCTTCTGGGCCCCCTCGCCGAGGCGATTGTCGTCGACGATATCTGGCGAGCTGCGAAGAAGTTGGCCGAAGAGCCGCGACGCCCGGAGACGGTCTGGCTTATCGAGGAGAGCACGCGGCTGGCGGAGGAGTTGGAGAGGCGCTCGCAGAGTGATGAGGGTGCGGGTTTTGAGGACGCGGTATTCGTGGAGGCTTATAGCGGATATCGCATGACGACTGTGCCGGCTCAGCCGACGCTGGGGCGCAGGGCGCGGACCAAGCTCATCGAGGAATTGGGGCTCGAGGTTGTCGATGCGGAGGGAGAGTTGGCGCGGGCCGTGGCGGATGAGCGCCGCGTTGAGGATGCGCTTACAAGTGTTACGGTGCTGCTCGCCGAAGTCGGGCTTCTTGAGCGCGCGGACCCAGCGCCGGAGTTGCACGCGGCTCAGGGGAGGTTCGCCGCGGCAAAAAACACCGCCCATCGCCACGCGCTTGAGCTTGAAAGGCTCAGCGCCCAAATTGAGAAGATCAGGGCACGACGCGGTGGGCTGCAGGGGCTTTTGCCGAGTGCAAACCTCCTCGATTTGCCCGATCAGGCCGAGCATGCGCGTGCGCTTGAGCGGCGTTTAGACGACGCGCGCGCGGCAAAAATACGGGTGAAAACGGTGGCTGAGCCGCGTCAGATTGTGGAAGAGGGGCTTGATATTTTGCGAGAGATTCCTCTGTCCGAGGCGCAGCTTTCGACGCGTCGCGCCCAAGCTGTGAAGGTGTGTGAGGAGCGCGATACGCAGAGGCGTTTGCGCGATGCGCTGAGTGAAGTGGTCGAGAATTCGCATGCGCTGAAGTGGTCCGATGCGCCGGCTGCGTTGGAAAAAAAGCAGGCGCTTCACCCGGTGCTCAATGCGCAATTGAAGCTGGCCGAAGAGGCGCGTGATGCGGCGCAAAAAGAGCAGGACGCGGCCGAGGTCGATTATGAGTCGGCGAGTGAGCGCATGCGTCTGGTGGACGCGGAATTAAAGGCTCTAAACGCCACACTTCAGCGGGATAAAGAGGAGTTTGCGACCACCGGTGTTGAGGACGCCAGTGATGCAGCGGTGGTGCGCGCTGAGCAGACCAATAAGAGTTGGAGAGCGGAGTCTGAGCGGCTCGATAGACAGGAGCGGGAGCTTGGCGATGCGGTCGTCGCGGCGCGGGTGAGACACCAGGCGGTGGCAGTTAAGGTTGAGGATGCGCGCAACGAACTCAGTGAGTCAGAAGCTCAGTGGCGTCCGCAGGCAGCGCGCTGGGAGCGGCTGCAGCAAGAGGCTGAAGAAGCCGGAATTCTCTGCAGCGTGATGACTCCGGCCTATCTGGAGCAAACTCAGAACAAAGGGTCGGTGAATCTGTTTTCGGAGGCTCTAAGTAGCGCGAAATTACTTATAGAGCGTCTCGGGCAATCCGAGGGTGGGATTGAAAGAGCGCAGAAAGTTCGCGACGCGCTCGACGGCACCAAAGGTGAGTCGGGGTTGGCCTATTTGCGGGCCTGGCTGGGCGCGCGCGATTGGCTTCGGCGACGTGTGCCCTTGCAGATCGCCGAGGGCGATGACCCGCTCGCCTCGCTTAAGCGTCTGCGGATTCATTTGGAGCAGCTCAGCGCGAAGTTGGACGGTCAGGAGAGAAGTCTGCGCGGGAAATCTGCGGATGTTGCGCGCAATATCGAGACGCAGCGGCGTAAAGCGAATCGGCAAGTGACGCAGTTAAATAAGGAGCTGCGCGAGATTCGATTTGGGAGCATCCACGGGTTGCGAATTCGGGTGGACCGCGTCGAGCGCCAGGAGCGTGTCTTGGAGGCGCTGCGCAGTGAGGAGGCGCAGAAATTTCTCTTCCAAACCGAGATGTCCTTTGAGGATGCGATGGCGAATATCGCGACGCGTTTTGGTGGCGGGAAAACGGGGGGGCAGCGCTTATTGGATTATCGTGAATATCTGGAATTGCGGATCGAGGTGATGCGCCAGGCGGGGCATGATTGGGAGCGGGCGAAGCCGTCTCAGATGTCGACCGGTGAGGCGATTGGGGTCGGCGCGGCGATCATGATGGTGGTCCTGACCGCGTGGGAGCGCAGCGCGAATTTGCTGCGCGCAAAGCGCTCCAGTGGGACGCTGCGTTTTCTCTTTCTCGACGAGGCGAATCGGCTCTCACAGGATAATTTGGGCGTGCTCTTCGAGCTCTGCGAAAACCTGGAGCTTCAGTTGCTAATCGCGGCACCTGAGATTGCGCAGGCGCAGGGAAACACGACGTATCGGCTTATTCGCCAGGTCGACGAAGATGCGCGCGAGGTGGTCCGGGTGACCGGCCGGCGCGCGATAGGGAGCGACGCCTGA
- a CDS encoding Abi family protein: MKPLKPWRSYEKQLQRLQGRGLLVEDVAAATDYLQRIGYYRLSGYWYPLRVIDASDSEARQRLDEFMPGSRFEDVARLYVFDKKLRLLALDALERIEMAVRVDVAYLLGKYDPCAHELPKYLHGNFAKKKMRNGRTKHELWLSKYERARQRARKQPFIEHHAQEYGGSLPIWVAIEIWDFGLLSHLFAGMQHHDKQIIAENYGAPDGQAFAQWLRSLNFIRNVAAHHSRLWNINVPELSASPPTWPRALRHERPFFYFCIMQQLLKVICPTSSWGQRLQRLLNEEFPKRFDLDGLGTFENWETWSLWQ; the protein is encoded by the coding sequence ATGAAACCTCTCAAACCTTGGCGTTCATATGAAAAGCAATTGCAGCGATTGCAAGGACGCGGTTTGCTGGTTGAGGATGTGGCGGCTGCAACGGATTATTTGCAGCGCATTGGTTATTATCGTTTAAGTGGATATTGGTATCCACTACGCGTCATCGACGCATCAGACTCTGAGGCCCGACAGAGGCTAGATGAGTTTATGCCGGGGAGCCGTTTTGAGGATGTGGCGCGTTTATATGTCTTCGACAAAAAATTACGACTTTTGGCGCTTGATGCATTGGAACGTATCGAGATGGCTGTGCGCGTCGATGTCGCCTATCTGCTTGGAAAATATGACCCATGCGCGCATGAATTGCCCAAATACCTGCATGGCAATTTCGCAAAAAAGAAAATGAGAAACGGCCGAACAAAACACGAGTTATGGTTGTCTAAATATGAAAGGGCACGCCAGCGCGCTCGAAAACAACCATTTATCGAGCATCACGCCCAAGAATATGGCGGTTCACTCCCAATTTGGGTCGCCATTGAAATTTGGGATTTCGGCTTATTGTCACACTTATTTGCCGGGATGCAGCATCACGATAAACAGATTATCGCTGAAAATTATGGCGCTCCGGATGGGCAGGCTTTTGCACAATGGCTGCGAAGTTTGAACTTTATACGCAACGTGGCGGCTCACCACAGTCGACTATGGAATATCAATGTTCCAGAACTTTCAGCTAGCCCGCCAACTTGGCCGAGAGCACTGCGACATGAGCGACCATTTTTCTATTTCTGTATTATGCAGCAATTGCTGAAAGTCATCTGTCCGACCTCTTCGTGGGGTCAGCGGCTACAGCGATTGCTAAACGAGGAGTTCCCAAAACGCTTTGATTTAGACGGTCTGGGTACTTTTGAGAACTGGGAAACGTGGTCGCTCTGGCAGTAA
- a CDS encoding thioredoxin family protein → MIELSSLAQLDALKSEHEVLLVYFTPPSCSVGVSLFDRVSAQVQARAVSAARVDTTAYPAIAGQHLVLAFPTILVFVYGREFERLSRVFSMSDVERALERALEIVEQD, encoded by the coding sequence ATGATCGAACTCTCAAGCCTAGCCCAACTCGACGCGTTAAAGAGCGAGCACGAGGTACTGCTGGTGTATTTTACGCCGCCGAGCTGCAGCGTCGGCGTCTCGCTCTTCGACCGGGTTTCGGCGCAGGTGCAGGCGCGCGCGGTGAGCGCGGCGCGGGTCGACACCACTGCGTACCCGGCCATCGCCGGCCAACATCTAGTGCTGGCCTTCCCCACCATCCTGGTCTTTGTGTACGGCCGCGAATTTGAGCGACTCAGCCGCGTCTTCTCGATGAGCGACGTCGAGCGCGCGCTGGAGCGCGCGCTCGAAATTGTTGAGCAAGACTAG